In Providencia sneebia DSM 19967, one DNA window encodes the following:
- the rpoS gene encoding RNA polymerase sigma factor RpoS gives MSQSSLKTNELYDDLDESTLDNAFDENELKEEDLVAELDDEMDLLQNTNVRVLDATQIYLSEIGYSPLLTAEEEIFYARRALRGDIASRQRMIESNLRLVVKISRRYNNRGLALLDLIEEGNLGLIRAVEKFDPEKGFRFSTYATWWIRQTIERAIMNQTRTIRLPIHIVKELNIYLRTARELAQKLDHEPSAEEIAEQLDKPVEDVSRMLRLNERITSVDTPIAGDSEKSLLEILSDDSESSPENTIQDNNLKENIVKWLFELNPKQREVLARRFGLLGYEAETLEEVGREIGLTRERVRQIQVEGLRRLKDILHGEDLSIEGLFNV, from the coding sequence ATGAGCCAAAGTTCGCTGAAAACTAACGAGTTATACGATGACCTCGACGAAAGCACGTTGGATAATGCTTTTGATGAGAATGAGTTAAAAGAAGAGGATCTAGTTGCTGAACTAGATGATGAAATGGATTTGCTCCAGAACACAAATGTCCGTGTTCTGGATGCAACTCAAATCTATCTCAGCGAAATTGGGTACTCACCACTTCTGACTGCGGAAGAAGAGATTTTCTATGCAAGAAGGGCGCTGCGTGGTGATATTGCATCGCGTCAGCGCATGATAGAAAGTAACCTTCGCTTAGTGGTCAAAATATCTCGGCGCTATAATAATCGAGGGTTGGCCTTACTTGATCTTATTGAGGAAGGTAACCTAGGTTTAATTCGCGCAGTTGAAAAATTTGATCCTGAAAAAGGGTTTCGTTTTTCGACGTACGCTACATGGTGGATCAGGCAAACAATAGAACGAGCCATCATGAACCAAACTCGAACTATTCGTCTGCCAATTCACATTGTTAAAGAACTCAATATTTACCTAAGAACTGCTCGTGAGCTTGCACAAAAGCTGGATCACGAACCTAGTGCTGAGGAAATTGCTGAGCAATTAGATAAACCAGTAGAGGATGTCAGTCGGATGTTACGTTTAAATGAACGTATTACATCAGTTGATACGCCAATTGCCGGTGATTCAGAAAAATCGTTACTCGAAATTTTATCTGATGACAGTGAATCCAGTCCTGAAAATACAATTCAAGATAATAACTTAAAAGAGAATATTGTTAAGTGGTTATTTGAGTTGAATCCTAAGCAGAGGGAAGTACTTGCACGCCGATTTGGCCTTTTAGGCTATGAAGCTGAAACGCTCGAAGAAGTTGGGCGGGAAATCGGTTTAACGCGTGAAAGGGTACGTCAGATTCAAGTGGAAGGTTTACGTCGATTAAAGGATATTCTACATGGAGAAGATCTTTCAATTGAAGGATTATTCAATGTCTAG
- the nlpD gene encoding murein hydrolase activator NlpD: protein MKIVSPINKIRWAVIFSFSSVLLAGCSTPYHTAAPISSVNEGRTSQSTQTAQATASNSGATSIAMPSSRPNLSSNSASSAHASASANANSQGRIIYNRDYGSIPKGSYNGSEYKVQRGDTLFYIAYITGNDFRELATKNNISEPYSLNVGQVIHLDNGSVTPSGKLVANSSNSNQQQVDLRTTNAYPASDSGSNSGKMLPNNKKPTTSTATATTVVSTAPATTSTSSTNSSSIKWRWPAEGKMIEGFSDAEGGNKGVDIAGSRGQPVIASAPGKVVYAGNALRGYGNLIIIKHNDDYLSAYAHNDTLLVRSQQDVAAGQKIATMGSTGISSVRLHFEIRYKGKSVNPLRYLPQR from the coding sequence ATGAAAATTGTTAGCCCAATAAACAAAATTCGATGGGCAGTGATCTTTTCATTTAGCAGTGTATTGTTGGCGGGATGTTCAACGCCATATCATACAGCTGCACCGATTTCGAGCGTAAATGAAGGGCGGACGAGCCAGTCAACTCAAACTGCACAAGCTACAGCATCAAACAGTGGTGCGACAAGTATTGCGATGCCTTCATCTCGCCCTAATTTGTCATCAAATTCAGCATCTTCAGCTCATGCGTCAGCTTCTGCTAATGCGAATAGCCAAGGTAGAATTATCTATAATCGTGACTATGGTAGCATTCCAAAAGGAAGCTACAATGGCAGCGAATATAAAGTACAGCGCGGCGATACACTTTTTTACATAGCTTATATCACAGGTAATGATTTTCGCGAGTTAGCGACTAAAAATAATATATCCGAACCATATAGCTTAAATGTTGGTCAAGTGATTCACCTTGATAATGGAAGTGTGACGCCAAGCGGGAAATTAGTCGCAAACTCATCAAATAGTAACCAGCAACAGGTTGATCTTCGAACAACTAATGCGTATCCTGCAAGTGATAGTGGTTCAAATTCAGGTAAAATGCTGCCGAATAATAAGAAGCCTACAACTTCGACGGCAACCGCTACCACAGTGGTATCTACAGCTCCTGCAACAACCAGTACAAGCAGTACAAATAGCTCATCAATAAAATGGCGCTGGCCAGCTGAAGGAAAAATGATTGAAGGTTTTTCTGATGCTGAAGGCGGGAATAAAGGTGTTGATATTGCCGGTTCTCGTGGCCAACCTGTAATTGCTTCTGCTCCAGGAAAAGTGGTATACGCTGGAAATGCATTACGTGGATATGGAAATCTTATAATAATAAAGCATAACGATGACTACCTAAGTGCTTACGCTCATAATGATACATTACTTGTGCGTTCTCAGCAGGATGTTGCTGCTGGGCAAAAAATAGCGACTATGGGTAGCACTGGAATAAGCTCAGTTAGGTTACATTTTGAAATTCGTTACAAGGGAAAATCAGTAAACCCGTTGCGTTACTTACCGCAGCGATAA
- a CDS encoding protein-L-isoaspartate(D-aspartate) O-methyltransferase — MKTGLMKELLAQLRQQGIHDENLLEALSQVPRERFVDEALSHKAYDNIPLPIGYGQTISQPYIVAKMTSLLAISSQDHVLEIGTGSGYQTAILAHLAQHVYSVERIKGLQWTAKRRFKQLDLHNISTRHGDGWEGWQSKGPFDAIIVTAAPTEIPMRLLQQLKEGGRLILPVGDQEQSLKLITRRGNDFHSNVIERVRFVPLIAGELA; from the coding sequence ATGAAAACAGGCCTCATGAAAGAACTTTTGGCACAACTACGCCAACAGGGAATTCACGATGAGAATCTATTAGAGGCTTTATCACAAGTTCCTCGGGAACGTTTTGTCGATGAAGCGCTATCTCATAAGGCCTATGATAATATTCCATTACCAATTGGTTACGGGCAAACTATTTCGCAACCTTATATTGTTGCGAAAATGACCTCTTTACTGGCTATTTCTTCCCAAGATCATGTTCTTGAAATTGGCACAGGATCAGGCTATCAAACTGCAATCCTTGCTCATTTGGCACAACATGTTTACTCCGTTGAAAGAATTAAAGGTTTGCAATGGACAGCAAAACGCCGGTTTAAACAGCTAGATTTGCATAATATTTCAACTCGGCATGGTGACGGCTGGGAAGGTTGGCAATCTAAAGGTCCTTTTGATGCGATTATTGTAACTGCTGCGCCAACTGAAATCCCAATGCGCTTGTTACAGCAATTAAAAGAGGGGGGACGTTTGATTTTACCTGTAGGTGACCAAGAACAGTCTTTAAAATTGATTACACGAAGAGGTAATGATTTCCATTCTAACGTGATTGAGAGAGTGAGGTTTGTTCCATTAATTGCAGGTGAACTCGCTTAA
- the surE gene encoding 5'/3'-nucleotidase SurE, which translates to MLKILLSNDDGVTAPGIQALSMALRQYYDVQVIAPDRNRSGASNSLTLDRPLRIQTLDNGDLSVQEGTPTDCVYIGVNKVVRPRPDIVVSGINCGPNLGDDVIYSGTVAAAMEGRHLGLPSVAVSLDGDVHFEAAAKVTCDILALLQKKPLRAGNILNINVPDIPYDEIKGIKVTRCGSRHAASEVYNLEDPKGNMLYWLGPVGEIRDAGPGSDFEAVQQGYVSLTPLQVDLTAYKAHGIVEEWLNKSGVMKK; encoded by the coding sequence ATGCTAAAGATTTTATTGAGTAATGACGATGGCGTAACTGCTCCGGGCATTCAAGCTTTATCTATGGCTTTGCGTCAATATTATGATGTGCAAGTTATTGCACCTGATCGTAATCGTAGTGGTGCATCAAACTCATTAACATTGGATAGACCTCTTAGAATTCAAACACTTGATAATGGTGATCTTTCAGTACAAGAAGGAACACCGACTGATTGTGTGTACATTGGTGTGAACAAGGTCGTTAGACCTAGGCCCGATATTGTTGTTTCAGGGATTAATTGTGGTCCAAACCTTGGGGATGATGTTATTTATTCTGGTACTGTTGCGGCTGCAATGGAAGGGCGACATCTTGGATTGCCTTCAGTGGCAGTATCTTTAGATGGTGATGTGCATTTTGAGGCCGCAGCAAAAGTCACTTGCGATATATTAGCCTTATTACAAAAGAAACCATTGCGTGCAGGCAATATTTTAAATATTAATGTACCTGATATTCCTTATGATGAAATTAAAGGGATCAAAGTCACACGTTGTGGTAGTCGTCATGCGGCTTCTGAAGTGTATAATCTTGAAGATCCTAAAGGAAATATGTTGTACTGGCTTGGCCCTGTTGGCGAAATTCGCGATGCAGGTCCAGGAAGCGATTTTGAAGCTGTTCAACAAGGTTATGTATCATTAACGCCTTTGCAAGTTGATTTAACGGCTTATAAAGCACATGGAATAGTTGAAGAGTGGTTGAATAAATCAGGAGTGATGAAGAAATGA
- the truD gene encoding tRNA pseudouridine(13) synthase TruD produces the protein MKVMNAQYQHGKPLSAGKLKTYPEDFIVKEDLGFELDGEGEHVMVRIEKTGCNTQFVAEQLAKFAKISARAVSYAGLKDRQAVTEQWFCLQMPGKETPNFSLFQLEGCRVLAITRQKRKLRIGSLKGNQFELTIRDISQPEDVEPRLHKIAEQGVPNYFGEQRFGRDGQNLVQALRWAKKEIQVRERNKRSFYLSAARSAMFNHIVSERIAQQMTQQVLLGDALQLTGRGSWFVATQEELADSQQRVLSSELSITAPLPGDGDLGTQDDALAFETSNLENYSAFLDLMKSERVSSARRAIIIKPQDFQWRWIDKTTLHLQFFLRSGSFATSVVREIINQDNVDAKDFIE, from the coding sequence ATGAAAGTCATGAATGCACAGTACCAGCATGGTAAGCCACTGTCTGCGGGTAAACTAAAAACCTATCCTGAAGATTTTATCGTCAAAGAAGATTTAGGTTTCGAGCTTGATGGTGAAGGCGAACATGTGATGGTTCGCATTGAAAAAACGGGTTGTAATACTCAGTTTGTTGCTGAGCAATTAGCTAAATTTGCCAAAATTTCTGCTCGAGCAGTCAGTTATGCGGGATTAAAAGATCGCCAAGCGGTAACTGAACAATGGTTTTGCTTGCAGATGCCGGGTAAAGAAACGCCTAATTTTTCACTCTTTCAGCTTGAAGGCTGTCGAGTTCTCGCAATTACCCGTCAAAAAAGAAAATTACGTATCGGCTCATTAAAAGGAAATCAGTTTGAGCTTACCATTCGCGATATTTCTCAGCCTGAAGATGTAGAACCGCGCTTGCATAAAATTGCTGAACAAGGCGTGCCTAATTATTTTGGGGAACAACGATTTGGTCGCGATGGACAGAATTTAGTTCAAGCATTACGCTGGGCAAAGAAAGAGATCCAAGTGCGTGAGCGCAATAAACGTAGTTTTTATCTTTCAGCAGCAAGAAGTGCTATGTTCAACCATATTGTTAGTGAACGTATAGCTCAACAAATGACTCAGCAAGTTCTATTAGGCGATGCATTACAACTGACTGGCCGAGGAAGTTGGTTTGTTGCGACGCAGGAAGAGTTAGCCGATTCACAACAGCGCGTTTTATCATCAGAATTAAGTATTACGGCGCCACTACCTGGTGATGGTGATTTAGGTACTCAAGATGATGCACTCGCATTCGAAACGAGTAATCTAGAAAATTATTCTGCTTTTTTAGATTTGATGAAAAGCGAAAGAGTTTCATCAGCGAGAAGAGCCATTATTATAAAACCGCAAGATTTTCAATGGCGTTGGATTGATAAAACAACATTACATTTACAATTTTTCCTCCGTTCAGGAAGTTTTGCAACGAGTGTTGTGAGAGAAATTATTAATCAGGATAATGTTGATGCTAAAGATTTTATTGAGTAA
- the ispF gene encoding 2-C-methyl-D-erythritol 2,4-cyclodiphosphate synthase codes for MRIGHGFDVHKFGGEGPIIIGGVPIPYEQGLLAHSDGDVVLHAVTDAILGAAALGDIGKLFPDTDPAYKGADSRVLLREAYCQVRKKGYRIGNLDITIMAQVPKMLPHIPQMRVNIAEDLECHMDAINAKATTTEQLGFVGRKEGIACAAVVLLVKDNGNESHECTVPAW; via the coding sequence ATGAGAATCGGACACGGTTTTGATGTACATAAATTTGGTGGAGAAGGACCTATTATTATTGGTGGCGTGCCAATTCCATACGAACAAGGACTACTTGCCCATTCTGATGGTGATGTCGTGTTACATGCGGTGACAGATGCCATTTTAGGTGCAGCAGCGCTTGGGGATATTGGTAAATTATTCCCAGATACCGACCCTGCTTATAAAGGCGCTGATAGCCGAGTGTTATTAAGAGAAGCTTATTGCCAAGTGCGTAAAAAAGGCTATCGAATTGGTAATCTTGACATCACAATAATGGCGCAAGTACCTAAAATGCTACCTCATATTCCTCAAATGCGCGTCAATATCGCCGAAGACCTTGAATGTCACATGGATGCAATTAATGCAAAAGCAACGACAACAGAACAGCTTGGTTTTGTGGGTCGTAAAGAAGGCATAGCTTGCGCAGCGGTTGTTTTACTTGTTAAAGATAATGGTAATGAAAGTCATGAATGCACAGTACCAGCATGGTAA
- the ispD gene encoding 2-C-methyl-D-erythritol 4-phosphate cytidylyltransferase yields the protein MNSSALEVNPQIVAIIPAAGIGTRMNADCPKQYLEVAGKTIIEHTIDTLLLNTHVAQIVVALSPEDDYFSQLDVAKNNRVITVNGGKERADSVLAGLNFLSQNIRSANQWVLVHDAARPCLHQDDLNRIIELTQKDCCGGILAAPVRDTMKRSARTTDLIDHTVEREALWHALTPQFFPLQLLRNCLIKALKEHAVITDEASALEYCGYKPVLVSGRSDNLKVTRPEDLALAEFYLSRMK from the coding sequence ATGAATAGTTCAGCCCTTGAGGTTAACCCTCAAATTGTCGCAATCATTCCCGCAGCAGGCATTGGCACTCGTATGAATGCTGATTGTCCAAAGCAGTATTTAGAAGTTGCAGGAAAAACCATTATTGAACACACCATTGATACTTTGTTGCTTAATACGCATGTTGCGCAAATTGTTGTCGCTTTAAGTCCTGAAGATGACTATTTTTCTCAACTTGATGTTGCAAAGAATAACCGAGTTATTACCGTGAATGGTGGAAAAGAAAGAGCTGATTCCGTGTTAGCTGGATTGAATTTTTTATCTCAAAATATTCGTTCAGCCAATCAATGGGTTTTAGTGCATGATGCTGCGCGTCCTTGCTTACATCAAGATGATTTAAATAGAATTATTGAGCTAACACAGAAAGATTGCTGTGGTGGGATCCTCGCGGCTCCAGTTAGAGATACGATGAAACGTAGCGCCCGAACAACAGATCTTATAGATCACACTGTTGAGCGAGAAGCTTTATGGCATGCATTAACACCTCAATTTTTTCCACTACAACTGCTGCGCAATTGTTTAATTAAAGCCTTAAAAGAGCATGCTGTGATTACTGATGAGGCGTCAGCTCTTGAATATTGTGGTTATAAACCTGTGCTTGTTTCAGGTCGTTCAGATAATTTAAAAGTCACTCGACCAGAAGATTTAGCGCTGGCGGAATTTTATCTTTCTCGCATGAAATAA
- the ftsB gene encoding cell division protein FtsB, producing MGKLTLLLIAILAWTQYSLWLGKNGIHDYVQVKDDVAAQEIVNERLKMRNEQLFAEINDLNDGQDAVEERARTELGMIKPGESFYRMVKDNNNQNTANIK from the coding sequence ATGGGTAAATTAACACTTTTGCTAATCGCGATATTAGCTTGGACACAATACTCTTTATGGCTAGGTAAAAATGGCATTCATGACTATGTCCAAGTCAAAGATGATGTCGCTGCGCAAGAAATTGTTAATGAGCGCTTAAAAATGCGTAATGAACAGTTATTTGCTGAAATTAATGATCTAAATGATGGGCAAGATGCAGTTGAAGAACGCGCACGAACTGAGCTTGGGATGATTAAACCTGGTGAATCATTTTATAGAATGGTTAAAGATAATAACAATCAAAACACGGCGAATATAAAATAG
- the cysC gene encoding adenylyl-sulfate kinase produces the protein MNDIDTNIVWHEHPVTRQSREKSNGHKGAVLWFTGLSGSGKSTLAGAVEQTLAAKNIKTYLLDGDNVRHGLCGDLGFSDADRQENIRRIGEVAKLMVDAGLVVITAFISPYREDRQKVRDLFQPAQFFELYVATPVEICEQRDPKGLYRQAREGKIKQFTGIDSPYEAPLKPEFSTDGRQTIPYTVEQIIDLLNTKGIFTV, from the coding sequence ATGAATGATATTGATACAAATATTGTTTGGCATGAACATCCGGTGACTCGGCAATCTCGCGAAAAAAGCAATGGTCACAAAGGTGCGGTATTGTGGTTTACGGGGCTTTCTGGTTCAGGTAAATCAACATTAGCGGGAGCTGTAGAGCAAACTCTAGCGGCCAAGAATATCAAAACATATTTACTTGATGGTGATAATGTCCGCCATGGTTTATGTGGTGATCTTGGTTTCAGTGATGCTGATCGACAAGAAAATATTCGTCGTATTGGGGAAGTCGCTAAATTAATGGTTGATGCAGGGTTAGTTGTTATCACCGCATTTATCTCGCCTTATCGCGAAGATAGACAAAAAGTTCGTGATTTATTTCAGCCAGCGCAATTTTTTGAATTGTATGTGGCAACACCGGTAGAAATTTGTGAGCAGCGTGATCCTAAAGGGTTATATCGGCAAGCAAGGGAAGGCAAAATTAAGCAATTTACGGGAATTGACTCACCTTATGAAGCACCATTAAAGCCAGAGTTCTCTACTGACGGACGACAAACTATTCCTTATACGGTAGAGCAAATCATTGACCTACTCAATACTAAAGGAATTTTTACTGTTTAA
- the cysN gene encoding sulfate adenylyltransferase subunit CysN: MANLAFNETIADQIKRQGGVESYLLAQQEKSLLRFLTCGSVDDGKSTLIGRLLHDTRQIYEDQLSTLQNDSKRIGTQGEKLDLALLVDGLAAEREQGITIDVAYRYFSTQKRKFIIADTPGHEQYTRNMATGASTCSLSILLIDARKGVQEQTRRHSFISTLLGIRHLIVAVNKMDLVNYSEAIFDEIKQNYQQFATELPVDLNVWFVPISALDGDNIVNESENMPWYQGETLLQILENVQVAQNASEQALRFPVQYVNRPNLDFRGFSGTLSSGIVRVGQSIKVLPSGRSSKIKDIVTFDGSLQFAVPGEAITLVLEDEIDISRGDLIVTQEETLQSVQQALVDVVWMSEQPLVQGQQLDIKIAGKRSRAKVENIQYQVDVNNLTQKVATELPLNGIGLVEFSFEEPLLLDKYQINAETGGMIFIDRITNVTVGAGLVREVQHQASIHNEQFSEFEIELNKLVRRHFPHWGARDLLGGK; the protein is encoded by the coding sequence ATGGCAAATTTAGCATTTAATGAAACGATTGCAGATCAAATTAAGCGCCAAGGTGGTGTTGAAAGTTATTTGCTAGCTCAACAGGAAAAGAGTTTATTACGTTTTTTGACCTGCGGAAGTGTTGATGATGGGAAAAGTACGCTGATTGGTCGGTTGTTACATGATACAAGGCAGATCTATGAAGATCAGCTTTCGACACTTCAAAATGATAGTAAAAGGATCGGTACTCAAGGCGAAAAATTAGATCTGGCATTGTTGGTTGATGGACTTGCCGCTGAGCGTGAGCAAGGCATTACTATTGATGTTGCTTATCGCTATTTTTCTACTCAAAAACGAAAATTTATTATTGCTGACACGCCGGGGCATGAGCAATATACAAGAAATATGGCAACAGGCGCATCCACTTGCTCACTTTCTATATTATTGATTGATGCACGTAAAGGTGTTCAAGAACAAACTCGACGCCACAGCTTTATCAGTACATTACTGGGGATCCGCCATTTAATTGTTGCTGTGAATAAAATGGATTTGGTTAATTATAGCGAAGCTATTTTTGATGAGATCAAACAAAATTATCAGCAATTTGCCACTGAACTCCCCGTTGATCTCAATGTATGGTTTGTTCCTATTTCAGCTTTAGATGGCGATAACATCGTTAATGAAAGCGAAAATATGCCTTGGTATCAAGGTGAAACGCTATTACAAATTTTGGAAAATGTTCAAGTTGCACAAAATGCATCTGAACAAGCACTGCGTTTTCCCGTGCAATATGTGAATAGACCCAACCTTGATTTTCGCGGCTTTAGCGGCACGCTGTCTTCTGGAATTGTGCGCGTTGGCCAGTCAATTAAAGTTTTACCATCAGGTCGATCATCTAAAATTAAAGATATTGTGACTTTTGATGGCTCATTACAATTTGCCGTACCTGGTGAAGCCATAACACTCGTGCTTGAAGATGAAATTGATATTAGCCGTGGCGATCTTATTGTCACTCAAGAAGAGACATTACAAAGTGTGCAGCAGGCTTTAGTTGATGTTGTTTGGATGTCTGAACAACCGCTTGTACAAGGGCAACAATTAGATATCAAAATAGCGGGAAAAAGAAGTCGTGCAAAAGTTGAAAATATTCAATATCAAGTTGATGTGAATAATTTAACCCAAAAAGTTGCAACGGAATTACCGCTTAATGGCATTGGATTGGTAGAATTTTCGTTTGAAGAACCGTTATTACTCGATAAGTACCAAATTAATGCTGAAACAGGCGGTATGATTTTTATTGATAGAATTACCAATGTGACTGTTGGGGCAGGATTAGTGCGAGAAGTTCAACACCAAGCTTCTATTCATAATGAGCAATTCAGCGAATTTGAAATCGAGCTAAATAAACTGGTTAGACGCCATTTTCCACATTGGGGTGCGCGTGATCTGCTTGGTGGGAAATAG
- the cysD gene encoding sulfate adenylyltransferase subunit CysD: MNEKRLTHLQQLEAESIHILREVVAEFANPVMLYSIGKDSSVMLHLARKAFYPGKLPFPLLHVDTGWKFREMYEFRDQTAKKYDFDLLVYRNPQGEELGINPFIHGSAKHTDVMKTEGLKQALDKYGFDAAFGGARRDEEKSRAKERIYSFRDRSHRWDPKNQRPELWHNYNGQINKGESIRVFPLSNWTELDIWQYIYLENIEIVPLYFAKERPVVAREGTLLMVDDDRIDLQPGEVIAKRKVRFRTLGCWPLTGAVDSQAETLPEIIEEMLISTTSERQGRLIDSDQSASMEQKKRQGYF, encoded by the coding sequence ATGAATGAAAAACGTTTAACTCACTTACAACAACTTGAAGCTGAAAGTATTCATATTTTACGCGAAGTTGTTGCTGAATTTGCTAATCCGGTCATGCTCTATTCAATAGGCAAAGATTCATCCGTTATGCTGCATTTGGCAAGAAAGGCTTTTTATCCCGGTAAATTACCTTTTCCTTTATTACACGTTGATACTGGATGGAAATTTCGCGAAATGTATGAATTTCGTGACCAAACTGCAAAAAAATATGATTTTGATTTGTTGGTTTACCGTAACCCGCAAGGGGAAGAATTAGGCATTAATCCTTTTATCCACGGCAGTGCTAAACACACTGATGTGATGAAAACAGAGGGCTTAAAGCAGGCATTAGATAAATATGGTTTTGATGCTGCTTTCGGTGGTGCAAGGCGTGATGAAGAAAAATCACGTGCAAAAGAGCGAATTTATTCTTTTCGTGATCGTTCTCATCGTTGGGATCCTAAAAATCAACGCCCTGAATTATGGCATAACTATAATGGCCAAATTAATAAAGGGGAAAGTATTCGCGTCTTTCCGTTATCCAACTGGACAGAACTTGATATCTGGCAATATATCTATTTAGAAAATATCGAGATTGTTCCACTCTATTTTGCTAAAGAGCGTCCCGTGGTTGCCCGAGAGGGAACATTACTGATGGTGGATGATGATCGCATTGATTTACAACCAGGTGAAGTTATTGCCAAACGCAAAGTCCGCTTTAGAACGCTAGGTTGCTGGCCATTAACCGGAGCCGTTGATTCTCAAGCAGAAACATTGCCAGAAATTATTGAAGAAATGTTGATCTCAACGACTAGTGAGCGACAAGGCCGATTAATTGATAGCGACCAATCAGCTTCTATGGAGCAAAAGAAACGTCAGGGATATTTTTAA
- the cysG gene encoding siroheme synthase CysG, with translation MEYLPLFVDLQSRKVVLVGGGEVATRKAELLLRAQANLVIIAPKLCPVLFNLHQQGQIVWIEDHYQTRYLEKAYLIIAATDDPALNEKVFHDAQAQQTFVNVVDDKPLCSFIVPSIIDRNPIIVAISSGGTAPVLARLLREKLEAMLPNSLGKMAEIAGNWRERVKNSITNMRERKRFWERSFNGRFASFVEKGQLVEAEQQLEQQLSEKDNHGELILVGAGPGDAGLLTLKGLQVLQNADVVLYDNLVSDEVLDLVRRDADKICVGKRANNHSVTQDETNALIVKLALQGKKVVRLKGGDPFVFGRGGEELQVAAKAGIPFQVVPGITAAIGATAYAGIPLTHREYSQSVTFITGHCKNEGSELDWAALAKGQQTLAIYMGTVKAAKISERLIYFGRSPETPVAVIGCGTRQEQQVVCGTLCELERLAQAAPTPALLVIGEVTALHQELAWFGQQTVEDRWRSAVLELA, from the coding sequence ATGGAATATTTACCGTTATTTGTTGATCTACAATCTCGTAAGGTTGTCCTCGTGGGCGGCGGCGAGGTAGCCACACGTAAGGCCGAACTATTATTACGTGCTCAGGCTAATCTTGTCATCATTGCGCCAAAATTGTGTCCGGTATTATTCAACCTTCATCAACAAGGTCAAATAGTTTGGATAGAAGACCATTATCAAACGCGTTATTTGGAAAAAGCGTATCTCATTATTGCGGCAACAGATGATCCGGCATTGAATGAGAAAGTTTTTCATGATGCGCAAGCTCAGCAAACGTTTGTCAATGTCGTTGATGATAAGCCACTCTGTTCATTTATTGTTCCTTCTATTATTGATCGTAATCCTATCATTGTGGCTATCTCTTCTGGTGGAACAGCTCCTGTACTTGCCCGTTTATTACGTGAAAAACTTGAAGCTATGTTACCAAATTCACTGGGTAAAATGGCAGAAATAGCCGGTAATTGGAGAGAACGAGTCAAAAATTCAATAACAAATATGCGTGAAAGAAAACGATTCTGGGAGCGCAGCTTTAACGGCCGTTTTGCCTCATTTGTTGAAAAAGGGCAATTAGTTGAAGCGGAGCAACAATTAGAACAACAATTATCCGAGAAAGATAATCATGGTGAATTAATTCTTGTGGGAGCAGGCCCCGGAGATGCGGGTCTGTTGACCTTAAAAGGCTTACAAGTTTTGCAAAATGCAGATGTTGTCTTATATGACAACCTTGTTAGTGATGAAGTTTTAGACCTTGTTAGACGTGATGCCGATAAAATATGCGTTGGAAAACGCGCAAATAACCATTCTGTCACTCAAGACGAGACAAATGCTTTGATTGTTAAACTGGCTCTGCAAGGAAAAAAAGTCGTTCGACTTAAAGGTGGCGATCCATTTGTTTTTGGCCGTGGGGGAGAAGAATTACAAGTTGCGGCAAAAGCGGGCATTCCGTTTCAAGTTGTCCCTGGCATTACCGCTGCGATAGGTGCTACTGCCTATGCGGGTATTCCGTTAACGCACCGCGAATATTCTCAAAGTGTCACGTTTATTACGGGGCATTGTAAAAATGAAGGCTCAGAGCTTGATTGGGCAGCATTAGCAAAAGGCCAGCAAACGTTAGCTATCTATATGGGAACCGTGAAAGCAGCCAAGATAAGCGAACGTTTAATTTACTTTGGGCGATCACCAGAAACGCCTGTCGCCGTCATTGGCTGTGGGACACGTCAAGAACAACAGGTTGTATGTGGCACTTTATGTGAATTAGAAAGGTTGGCTCAAGCCGCGCCAACTCCAGCATTATTGGTCATTGGAGAGGTTACCGCATTGCACCAAGAATTAGCATGGTTTGGTCAACAAACCGTTGAAGATAGATGGCGTTCAGCCGTGTTAGAACTGGCTTAA